Proteins found in one Manduca sexta isolate Smith_Timp_Sample1 chromosome 8, JHU_Msex_v1.0, whole genome shotgun sequence genomic segment:
- the LOC115444768 gene encoding lon protease homolog, mitochondrial isoform X1 — protein sequence MHTASVILRNSILKQKLNSTRLIHNVTKVASRKPVQRLSHSLSSSRYARICSYSEHFGAAVSQSGPVRFFTSGNKGDPPEEDPEIKDETPLFSSQLPATVAVPEVWPQVPVIAINRNPVFPRFIKLIEISNPALIDLIRRKVKLNQPYVGIFLRKKEDEKSDVVSSLDDVHEVGVFAQIHEMQDMDFKLRLVVMAHRRIKITGQFVEDEIETGPAEMKLKFPLFNMEIDVAREETDAERRRRKYRNTRRRDAPAEEDKEAKKPPPDQVLMAKVENMVHDKFTQTEEVKALTQEVIKTIRDIINLNPLYRESLHHMLAQGQRVVDNPVYLSDLGAALTGAEPAELQAILEEMDIPKRLMMSLSLLKKEYELSKLQQKIGKEVEEKVKQQHRKYILHEQLKVIKKELGLEKDDKDAIGEKFRERLADKTVPAPVQTVIDEELNKLNFLESHSSEFNVTRCYLDWLTSLPWGVTSEENLKLEDAQVILDEDHYGMEDIKKRILEFIAVSQLKGTTQGKILCFHGPPGVGKTSIARSIARALNRQYFRFSVGGMTDVAEIKGHRRTYVGAMPGKLVQCLKKTNTENPLVLIDEVDKIGKGVHGDPASALLELLDPEQNANFLDHYLDVPVDLSKVLFICTANVVEQIPEPLRDRMELIDMSGYVAEEKLAIAQQYLVPVARKNCGLSDQQLDLTPDSLHTLIRSYCRESGVRNLQKHIEKIARKVAYKIVKGEAENLVVTDANLSSLVGKPTFKHDRMYAVTPPGVVMGLAWTAMGGSTLYIESALRNRPVEEKPSGGSLELTGHLGDVMKESARIALTVARNYVAEHFPTNTFLNTSHIHVHVPEGATPKDGPSAGCTMATALVSLALRRRVRPDLAMTGEISLTGQVLPVGGIKEKIIAAKRVGITCVILPEENRRDYDDLPSFIKEDMDIHFVNTYDDVFKVAFDQEQMAEVQDVVGVEFM from the exons ATGCATACCGCCAGTGTGATACTGCGGAACTCTATCCTCAAGCAAAAGTTAAACTCGACGCGACTTATTCATAATGTTACCAAAGTTGCATCACGTAAACCGGTGCAAAGGTTGTCGCACAGCTTGTCCAGCTCGAGATACGCTAGGATATGTAGTTATAGTGAACATTTCGGGGCTGCAGTGTCACAGTCTGGACCTGTAAGATTTTTCACTAGTGGGAATAAAGGTGACCCGCCCGAAGAGGATCCCGAGATTAAGGACGAGACTCCGTTGTTCAGCAGCCAGCTGCCGGCCACAGTGGCAGTGCCGGAGGTGTGGCCGCAAGTGCCTGTCATTGCCATCAACAGAAACCCAGTGTTTCCTAGATTCATCAAATTAATAGAG ATATCAAACCCAGCTTTAATAGATCTGATAAGACGTAAAGTGAAACTTAACCAACCTTATGTTGGCATATTCTTACGTAAAAAAGAAGATGAGAAGTCGGATGTTGTATCAAGCCTGGATGATGTGCATGAGGTTGGAGTGTTCGCACAGATCCATGAAATGCAGGACATGGACTTCAAGCTGCGACTGGTGGTTATGGCGCACCGCAGAATAAAGATTACGGGGCAATTTGTTGAGGATGAGATTGAGACTGGACCTGCTG AAATGAAGTTGAAGTTTCCACTATTTAACATGGAAATTGACGTTGCCCGCGAAGAGACTGACGCGGAACGGCGCCGGCGCAAGTACCGGAACACGAGGCGACGCGACGCACCTGCAGAGGAAGACAAGGAGGCGAAGAAACCTCCCCCAGACCAGGTGCTGATGGCCAAGGTTGAGAACATGGTGCATGACAAGTTCACACAGACGGAAGAAGTGAAGGCGTTGACACAGGAAGTCATTAAGACCATACgggatattattaatttaaatcctTTGTATAg AGAGTCCCTGCACCACATGCTGGCGCAGGGGCAACGCGTGGTGGACAACCCGGTGTACCTGAGCGACCTGGGGGCAGCGCTCACCGGCGCCGAGCCTGCCGAGTTGCAGGCTATACTTGAGGAGATGGAT ATTCCGAAAAGACTGATGATGTCTCTTTCGCTGCTGAAGAAAGAGTACGAACTATCGAAACTGCAGCAGAAGATTGGCAAGGAAGTGGAGGAGAAAGTGAAACAACAGCACAGGAAATATATACTTCACGAACAACTAAAG GTGATAAAAAAAGAGCTAGGTCTAGAGAAGGACGATAAGGACGCGATAGGCGAGAAGTTCAGGGAGCGGCTGGCTGACAAGACGGTGCCCGCGCCCGTGCAGACCGTCATTGATGAGGAACTCAACAAGCTCAACTTCCTAGAGAGCCACAGTTCAGAGTTTAA TGTAACCCGCTGCTACCTCGACTGGCTAACCTCACTGCCATGGGGCGTCACCTCTGAAGAGAACCTGAAGCTGGAAGACGCTCAGGTGATCCTCGACGAAGACCACTACGGCATGGAGGATATCAAGAAACGGATACTGGAGTTCATAGCGGTATCCCAGCTGAAGGGCACCACGCAGGGCAAGATCCTCTGCTTCCACGGACCGCCGGGAGTGGGGAAGACTAGTATAG CTCGTTCGATCGCCCGCGCACTCAACCGTCAGTACTTCCGGTTCTCCGTGGGTGGTATGACGGACGTGGCGGAGATCAAAGGGCATCGGCGGACGTACGTCGGCGCCATGCCGGGCAAGCTGGTCCAGTGCCTGAAGAAGACCAACACGGAGAACCCACTGGTGCTCATTGATGAGGTCGATAAGATCGGCAA AGGCGTGCACGGCGACCCGGCATCAGCTCTGCTAGAATTGCTTGACCCTGAACAGAACGCGAACTTCCTGGACCACTACCTGGACGTGCCCGTGGACTTGTCCAAGGTGTTGTTCATCTGCACCGCTAACGTGGTGGAACAGATCCCGGAGCCGCTGCGGGATAGGATGGAGCTCATTGATATGTCAG GGTACGTGGCGGAAGAGAAGCTGGCCATTGCGCAGCAGTACCTGGTGCCAGTAGCTCGCAAGAACTGCGGCCTCAGCGACCAGCAGCTGGACCTCACGCCAGACTCGCTGCACACACTCATCAGATCCTACTGCCGCGAGAGTGGCGTCAGGAACCTGCAGAAACACATCGAGAAG ATAGCGCGTAAAGTGGCGTACAAGATCGTGAAGGGCGAGGCTGAGAACCTGGTGGTGACGGACGCGAACCTCTCCTCGCTGGTGGGCAAGCCGACGTTCAAACACGACCGCATGTACGCCGTCACGCCGCCAGGAGTTGTCATGGGACTCGCTTGGACTGCTATGG GTGGCAGCACGTTGTACATCGAGTCAGCGCTGCGCAACCGCCCCGTGGAGGAGAAGCCGTCCGGGGGCTCGCTGGAGCTGACGGGCCACCTCGGCGACGTCATGAAGGAGTCCGCCAGGATCGCGCTTACAGTCGCCAGGAACTACGTGGCGGAACACTTCCCCACCAATACCTTCCTTAACACCAG CCACATCCACGTGCACGTGCCGGAGGGCGCGACGCCCAAGGACGGTCCGTCCGCGGGCTGCACCATGGCCACGGCGCTGGTGTCGCTGGCGCTGCGCCGCCGCGTGAGGCCCGACCTGGCCATGACCGGCGAGATCTCGCTCACGGGACAGGTGCTGCCCGTGGGCGGCATCAAGGAGAAGATTATTGCG
- the LOC115444768 gene encoding lon protease homolog, mitochondrial isoform X3, whose translation MHTASVILRNSILKQKLNSTRLIHNVTKVASRKPVQRLSHSLSSSRYARICSYSEHFGAAVSQSGPVRFFTSGNKGDPPEEDPEIKDETPLFSSQLPATVAVPEVWPQVPVIAINRNPVFPRFIKLIEISNPALIDLIRRKVKLNQPYVGIFLRKKEDEKSDVVSSLDDVHEVGVFAQIHEMQDMDFKLRLVVMAHRRIKITGQFVEDEIETGPAETDAERRRRKYRNTRRRDAPAEEDKEAKKPPPDQVLMAKVENMVHDKFTQTEEVKALTQEVIKTIRDIINLNPLYRESLHHMLAQGQRVVDNPVYLSDLGAALTGAEPAELQAILEEMDIPKRLMMSLSLLKKEYELSKLQQKIGKEVEEKVKQQHRKYILHEQLKVIKKELGLEKDDKDAIGEKFRERLADKTVPAPVQTVIDEELNKLNFLESHSSEFNVTRCYLDWLTSLPWGVTSEENLKLEDAQVILDEDHYGMEDIKKRILEFIAVSQLKGTTQGKILCFHGPPGVGKTSIARSIARALNRQYFRFSVGGMTDVAEIKGHRRTYVGAMPGKLVQCLKKTNTENPLVLIDEVDKIGKGVHGDPASALLELLDPEQNANFLDHYLDVPVDLSKVLFICTANVVEQIPEPLRDRMELIDMSGYVAEEKLAIAQQYLVPVARKNCGLSDQQLDLTPDSLHTLIRSYCRESGVRNLQKHIEKIARKVAYKIVKGEAENLVVTDANLSSLVGKPTFKHDRMYAVTPPGVVMGLAWTAMGGSTLYIESALRNRPVEEKPSGGSLELTGHLGDVMKESARIALTVARNYVAEHFPTNTFLNTSHIHVHVPEGATPKDGPSAGCTMATALVSLALRRRVRPDLAMTGEISLTGQVLPVGGIKEKIIAAKRVGITCVILPEENRRDYDDLPSFIKEDMDIHFVNTYDDVFKVAFDQEQMAEVQDVVGVEFM comes from the exons ATGCATACCGCCAGTGTGATACTGCGGAACTCTATCCTCAAGCAAAAGTTAAACTCGACGCGACTTATTCATAATGTTACCAAAGTTGCATCACGTAAACCGGTGCAAAGGTTGTCGCACAGCTTGTCCAGCTCGAGATACGCTAGGATATGTAGTTATAGTGAACATTTCGGGGCTGCAGTGTCACAGTCTGGACCTGTAAGATTTTTCACTAGTGGGAATAAAGGTGACCCGCCCGAAGAGGATCCCGAGATTAAGGACGAGACTCCGTTGTTCAGCAGCCAGCTGCCGGCCACAGTGGCAGTGCCGGAGGTGTGGCCGCAAGTGCCTGTCATTGCCATCAACAGAAACCCAGTGTTTCCTAGATTCATCAAATTAATAGAG ATATCAAACCCAGCTTTAATAGATCTGATAAGACGTAAAGTGAAACTTAACCAACCTTATGTTGGCATATTCTTACGTAAAAAAGAAGATGAGAAGTCGGATGTTGTATCAAGCCTGGATGATGTGCATGAGGTTGGAGTGTTCGCACAGATCCATGAAATGCAGGACATGGACTTCAAGCTGCGACTGGTGGTTATGGCGCACCGCAGAATAAAGATTACGGGGCAATTTGTTGAGGATGAGATTGAGACTGGACCTGCTG AGACTGACGCGGAACGGCGCCGGCGCAAGTACCGGAACACGAGGCGACGCGACGCACCTGCAGAGGAAGACAAGGAGGCGAAGAAACCTCCCCCAGACCAGGTGCTGATGGCCAAGGTTGAGAACATGGTGCATGACAAGTTCACACAGACGGAAGAAGTGAAGGCGTTGACACAGGAAGTCATTAAGACCATACgggatattattaatttaaatcctTTGTATAg AGAGTCCCTGCACCACATGCTGGCGCAGGGGCAACGCGTGGTGGACAACCCGGTGTACCTGAGCGACCTGGGGGCAGCGCTCACCGGCGCCGAGCCTGCCGAGTTGCAGGCTATACTTGAGGAGATGGAT ATTCCGAAAAGACTGATGATGTCTCTTTCGCTGCTGAAGAAAGAGTACGAACTATCGAAACTGCAGCAGAAGATTGGCAAGGAAGTGGAGGAGAAAGTGAAACAACAGCACAGGAAATATATACTTCACGAACAACTAAAG GTGATAAAAAAAGAGCTAGGTCTAGAGAAGGACGATAAGGACGCGATAGGCGAGAAGTTCAGGGAGCGGCTGGCTGACAAGACGGTGCCCGCGCCCGTGCAGACCGTCATTGATGAGGAACTCAACAAGCTCAACTTCCTAGAGAGCCACAGTTCAGAGTTTAA TGTAACCCGCTGCTACCTCGACTGGCTAACCTCACTGCCATGGGGCGTCACCTCTGAAGAGAACCTGAAGCTGGAAGACGCTCAGGTGATCCTCGACGAAGACCACTACGGCATGGAGGATATCAAGAAACGGATACTGGAGTTCATAGCGGTATCCCAGCTGAAGGGCACCACGCAGGGCAAGATCCTCTGCTTCCACGGACCGCCGGGAGTGGGGAAGACTAGTATAG CTCGTTCGATCGCCCGCGCACTCAACCGTCAGTACTTCCGGTTCTCCGTGGGTGGTATGACGGACGTGGCGGAGATCAAAGGGCATCGGCGGACGTACGTCGGCGCCATGCCGGGCAAGCTGGTCCAGTGCCTGAAGAAGACCAACACGGAGAACCCACTGGTGCTCATTGATGAGGTCGATAAGATCGGCAA AGGCGTGCACGGCGACCCGGCATCAGCTCTGCTAGAATTGCTTGACCCTGAACAGAACGCGAACTTCCTGGACCACTACCTGGACGTGCCCGTGGACTTGTCCAAGGTGTTGTTCATCTGCACCGCTAACGTGGTGGAACAGATCCCGGAGCCGCTGCGGGATAGGATGGAGCTCATTGATATGTCAG GGTACGTGGCGGAAGAGAAGCTGGCCATTGCGCAGCAGTACCTGGTGCCAGTAGCTCGCAAGAACTGCGGCCTCAGCGACCAGCAGCTGGACCTCACGCCAGACTCGCTGCACACACTCATCAGATCCTACTGCCGCGAGAGTGGCGTCAGGAACCTGCAGAAACACATCGAGAAG ATAGCGCGTAAAGTGGCGTACAAGATCGTGAAGGGCGAGGCTGAGAACCTGGTGGTGACGGACGCGAACCTCTCCTCGCTGGTGGGCAAGCCGACGTTCAAACACGACCGCATGTACGCCGTCACGCCGCCAGGAGTTGTCATGGGACTCGCTTGGACTGCTATGG GTGGCAGCACGTTGTACATCGAGTCAGCGCTGCGCAACCGCCCCGTGGAGGAGAAGCCGTCCGGGGGCTCGCTGGAGCTGACGGGCCACCTCGGCGACGTCATGAAGGAGTCCGCCAGGATCGCGCTTACAGTCGCCAGGAACTACGTGGCGGAACACTTCCCCACCAATACCTTCCTTAACACCAG CCACATCCACGTGCACGTGCCGGAGGGCGCGACGCCCAAGGACGGTCCGTCCGCGGGCTGCACCATGGCCACGGCGCTGGTGTCGCTGGCGCTGCGCCGCCGCGTGAGGCCCGACCTGGCCATGACCGGCGAGATCTCGCTCACGGGACAGGTGCTGCCCGTGGGCGGCATCAAGGAGAAGATTATTGCG
- the LOC115444768 gene encoding lon protease homolog, mitochondrial isoform X2, which yields MHTASVILRNSILKQKLNSTRLIHNVTKVASRKPVQRLSHSLSSSRYARICSYSEHFGAAVSQSGPVRFFTSGNKGDPPEEDPEIKDETPLFSSQLPATVAVPEVWPQVPVIAINRNPVFPRFIKLIEISNPALIDLIRRKVKLNQPYVGIFLRKKEDEKSDVVSSLDDVHEVGVFAQIHEMQDMDFKLRLVVMAHRRIKITGQFVEDEIETGPAEMKLKFPLFNMEIDVAREETDAERRRRKYRNTRRRDAPAEEDKEAKKPPPDQVLMAKVENMVHDKFTQTEEVKALTQEVIKTIRDIINLNPLYRESLHHMLAQGQRVVDNPVYLSDLGAALTGAEPAELQAILEEMDIPKRLMMSLSLLKKEYELSKLQQKIGKEVEEKVKQQHRKYILHEQLKVIKKELGLEKDDKDAIGEKFRERLADKTVPAPVQTVIDEELNKLNFLESHSSEFNVTRCYLDWLTSLPWGVTSEENLKLEDAQVILDEDHYGMEDIKKRILEFIAVSQLKGTTQGKILCFHGPPGVGKTSIARSIARALNRQYFRFSVGGMTDVAEIKGHRRTYVGAMPGKLVQCLKKTNTENPLVLIDEVDKIGKGVHGDPASALLELLDPEQNANFLDHYLDVPVDLSKVLFICTANVVEQIPEPLRDRMELIDMSGYVAEEKLAIAQQYLVPVARKNCGLSDQQLDLTPDSLHTLIRSYCRESGVRNLQKHIEKIARKVAYKIVKGEAENLVVTDANLSSLVGKPTFKHDRMYAVTPPGVVMGLAWTAMGGSTLYIESALRNRPVEEKPSGGSLELTGHLGDVMKESARIALTVARNYVAEHFPTNTFLNTSHIHVHVPEGATPKDGPSAGCTMATALVSLALRRRVRPDLAMTGEISLTGQVLPVGGIKEKIIAAKRVGITCVILPEENRRDYDDLPSFIKEDMDIHFVNTYDDVFKVAFDQEQTRIGALT from the exons ATGCATACCGCCAGTGTGATACTGCGGAACTCTATCCTCAAGCAAAAGTTAAACTCGACGCGACTTATTCATAATGTTACCAAAGTTGCATCACGTAAACCGGTGCAAAGGTTGTCGCACAGCTTGTCCAGCTCGAGATACGCTAGGATATGTAGTTATAGTGAACATTTCGGGGCTGCAGTGTCACAGTCTGGACCTGTAAGATTTTTCACTAGTGGGAATAAAGGTGACCCGCCCGAAGAGGATCCCGAGATTAAGGACGAGACTCCGTTGTTCAGCAGCCAGCTGCCGGCCACAGTGGCAGTGCCGGAGGTGTGGCCGCAAGTGCCTGTCATTGCCATCAACAGAAACCCAGTGTTTCCTAGATTCATCAAATTAATAGAG ATATCAAACCCAGCTTTAATAGATCTGATAAGACGTAAAGTGAAACTTAACCAACCTTATGTTGGCATATTCTTACGTAAAAAAGAAGATGAGAAGTCGGATGTTGTATCAAGCCTGGATGATGTGCATGAGGTTGGAGTGTTCGCACAGATCCATGAAATGCAGGACATGGACTTCAAGCTGCGACTGGTGGTTATGGCGCACCGCAGAATAAAGATTACGGGGCAATTTGTTGAGGATGAGATTGAGACTGGACCTGCTG AAATGAAGTTGAAGTTTCCACTATTTAACATGGAAATTGACGTTGCCCGCGAAGAGACTGACGCGGAACGGCGCCGGCGCAAGTACCGGAACACGAGGCGACGCGACGCACCTGCAGAGGAAGACAAGGAGGCGAAGAAACCTCCCCCAGACCAGGTGCTGATGGCCAAGGTTGAGAACATGGTGCATGACAAGTTCACACAGACGGAAGAAGTGAAGGCGTTGACACAGGAAGTCATTAAGACCATACgggatattattaatttaaatcctTTGTATAg AGAGTCCCTGCACCACATGCTGGCGCAGGGGCAACGCGTGGTGGACAACCCGGTGTACCTGAGCGACCTGGGGGCAGCGCTCACCGGCGCCGAGCCTGCCGAGTTGCAGGCTATACTTGAGGAGATGGAT ATTCCGAAAAGACTGATGATGTCTCTTTCGCTGCTGAAGAAAGAGTACGAACTATCGAAACTGCAGCAGAAGATTGGCAAGGAAGTGGAGGAGAAAGTGAAACAACAGCACAGGAAATATATACTTCACGAACAACTAAAG GTGATAAAAAAAGAGCTAGGTCTAGAGAAGGACGATAAGGACGCGATAGGCGAGAAGTTCAGGGAGCGGCTGGCTGACAAGACGGTGCCCGCGCCCGTGCAGACCGTCATTGATGAGGAACTCAACAAGCTCAACTTCCTAGAGAGCCACAGTTCAGAGTTTAA TGTAACCCGCTGCTACCTCGACTGGCTAACCTCACTGCCATGGGGCGTCACCTCTGAAGAGAACCTGAAGCTGGAAGACGCTCAGGTGATCCTCGACGAAGACCACTACGGCATGGAGGATATCAAGAAACGGATACTGGAGTTCATAGCGGTATCCCAGCTGAAGGGCACCACGCAGGGCAAGATCCTCTGCTTCCACGGACCGCCGGGAGTGGGGAAGACTAGTATAG CTCGTTCGATCGCCCGCGCACTCAACCGTCAGTACTTCCGGTTCTCCGTGGGTGGTATGACGGACGTGGCGGAGATCAAAGGGCATCGGCGGACGTACGTCGGCGCCATGCCGGGCAAGCTGGTCCAGTGCCTGAAGAAGACCAACACGGAGAACCCACTGGTGCTCATTGATGAGGTCGATAAGATCGGCAA AGGCGTGCACGGCGACCCGGCATCAGCTCTGCTAGAATTGCTTGACCCTGAACAGAACGCGAACTTCCTGGACCACTACCTGGACGTGCCCGTGGACTTGTCCAAGGTGTTGTTCATCTGCACCGCTAACGTGGTGGAACAGATCCCGGAGCCGCTGCGGGATAGGATGGAGCTCATTGATATGTCAG GGTACGTGGCGGAAGAGAAGCTGGCCATTGCGCAGCAGTACCTGGTGCCAGTAGCTCGCAAGAACTGCGGCCTCAGCGACCAGCAGCTGGACCTCACGCCAGACTCGCTGCACACACTCATCAGATCCTACTGCCGCGAGAGTGGCGTCAGGAACCTGCAGAAACACATCGAGAAG ATAGCGCGTAAAGTGGCGTACAAGATCGTGAAGGGCGAGGCTGAGAACCTGGTGGTGACGGACGCGAACCTCTCCTCGCTGGTGGGCAAGCCGACGTTCAAACACGACCGCATGTACGCCGTCACGCCGCCAGGAGTTGTCATGGGACTCGCTTGGACTGCTATGG GTGGCAGCACGTTGTACATCGAGTCAGCGCTGCGCAACCGCCCCGTGGAGGAGAAGCCGTCCGGGGGCTCGCTGGAGCTGACGGGCCACCTCGGCGACGTCATGAAGGAGTCCGCCAGGATCGCGCTTACAGTCGCCAGGAACTACGTGGCGGAACACTTCCCCACCAATACCTTCCTTAACACCAG CCACATCCACGTGCACGTGCCGGAGGGCGCGACGCCCAAGGACGGTCCGTCCGCGGGCTGCACCATGGCCACGGCGCTGGTGTCGCTGGCGCTGCGCCGCCGCGTGAGGCCCGACCTGGCCATGACCGGCGAGATCTCGCTCACGGGACAGGTGCTGCCCGTGGGCGGCATCAAGGAGAAGATTATTGCG